The Culex pipiens pallens isolate TS chromosome 2, TS_CPP_V2, whole genome shotgun sequence DNA window TCCCTTGACGCTGTCCAGGATGATGTGATGGTTCGATTATTCTCGAAAATTTCACACCAAGCACTCGCTCCACAAATGTCCATCCACGGAGAACCCGTTGAAGATCAAACCTTTCTGAACATTCACACACCAGTCGTTTAACTGCAGTGAATCAACTCAATTTGACTTTCTTATTTCAATTATGTACTTATCTTATGTTACAGTAacacatcaacaaaaaaatggcagttttattcaaaaagatttcaaaatacAATTCCAGATCAACCCGACCTCCTGGTAGCTGCAACGTGGACAACTCTTCGAAAATCTCTACGCTGATCGTTGGCAGACTCCGCCCAAACCGTTCCAGTTTACGGACTAAATCGGCTAACGAATGCTGAATAACACTGGCACGAGCTAGGAAAGCACAAAGTCGGCTTTGTGGGCCGGTGAACCGGTGAGCAAAAATCGGTCCACTGTTCCTGTCAGTGCTGGCGCTGAACATCCGGCGGGACGGTGAGAAGAGCATTCCCGAACTGAAGGTTACGACCATGAAGCGCCGTCTCGGACCGAAGCTTGCGACCAACATCCGCAAGGATGTCAAGGAATCTTACCAAGGAGGAAGCCGTTCGTCAGTTTGTGATGAAGTGCCCACACTGCCGGAGAATTATCAACGCTGCTGAGTAGTTCCTCCAAACGGTGACCGAAGCCGCCAAGAAACCCCACGAGGCCAAGACCACCAAGAAGTTCGAAGGAGGCAGCAAGGATTCCGCCGGGGACAAGAAAGAAAGAAGATCGTGAAGAAGGACAGAGCGGTCGGAGCCGAGAATAAGGTGTCCAAGAGGAAGCCAGAGACGGCGATTCTAGCGCGGCCAAGAAGGAGAAGAAACAGAGGAAGTAAAAAGTGGCCTGGCTTGGCGCCTTTATCTTAATGGTGACACAGAGCTAGAAAAACCTACCACACTCTACAGTTACAGAATAGACTTAGATTAATGGAAAACATTACAACTCGATATTTCCTGTTGaagcaataaaacaaaataccaCTTGCTTTTGATTCCCATATTCTTAGGAGGAGTCCTagtaatcaaaacatttttttattgcttgAACACTAAATAAAACTTAGTTGAGCGTAATTGCAGTATTCAATGCTAAGCtatgttttatttaaagtgttcaagcagtaaaaaaatatcttaatatTTTTCTAACATACTTGGTTTGTGTCCTGGGGGAATAAATCCACCTAGTGGCGAAAAGCGGTACTAGCCCAGTAGCGGCAATGTACGGTGGCGCCGCCCATGGTGAATAGTGAAAACAACCAAAAGCTGCGCGCGACGACACGCACACATTCAAACGAACTGTCAAATCTCGAACAAAGAAAGATGAACATCGGATGGTCAGAGCGCTTTGAGCATCGAATTGTCATGATCGTTTATGACCATTCGATGCTCAAAATTCTGGTACCAATGCTCAAGAAATTCGCATTGGCGGTTTTGCGTGTATCAGTGActctaccgagacaggacccagggagacgactcctacacctggactgaactaacgacctaacctcgagcatttttgaaattggtttttcgtaagtatgtcgaataccgatgcaaaaaggactttggaGAAAAGGACTAATCCGAGAATCTATTGAATCTGCTTTATAAcaatttatgcaattttttttagataagcaGGTCTATTTTTTTGTctaagcagaaagcagaaacaTCGAgatagttcatttttttttaaactatcatAATTATGATAACAATGTTAGTCAAATAAAAGCTTCCTTCAATTAATATTTTAGCAATGCAAACCATTTTTATTTAGATGCataagaaaattgaattgaaaatcaaCACTTCATTGCtgaataaattttgaacatttttcactaTCCTTCGTAAATATTCACAAAGTCAATATTATACTTCACAAATGTCTAAAATAGACTATCAAATACTTATTCTACCAATTATAAATTCTCTTCAAGCAGCTTCCCAGCAGCACTTCCATCTTCGGCACTCCAAAATAAAGTAACAAcacaattttactaatttgagcACACTCTAAATGATTTTTCCACCACAACGTCGTTCCAAAACAAAGTCAAAACACACACCCCCTCGGGATCGTCACAACCGCACTTGATCAAAACCTTTTTCGCACTCTGTCAGACACACCTGTCAAGTGACCGGCGGGCTGCAGCGACACCTCCTTCGATCCATTCACCTCAAGCagcaatcattttaaaaagctcgtaaattttaaattagaaaaattgaCTATGGAGCAGGCTTTATTCGACTGTGACTGTGGTTGTGGAATCAATTACAGCTAACATTCCAGGGGAAATCGCAGCTGCCCGTTTCCGTGTTCCAGCGCAGCAGCAGCGGGCAGTTCAGCGTGGACAGATGACCCAGGAAGCACTTGTAGAACCGACGGCAATCCGTTGGATGAGGATAGAGGGTGACGTCCCAGGGCGGGCATTGGGGTTCCCCCGGGAAGGTGGGTTCATCCTGCTGGGGAGGTCGGGTGGACACGGTTGGGGCTGGAGTGGGTGCCGGATTTGGGACTGGGGTTGGCGCCGGGGTAGGTGGCAAGGTTGGGGCTAAAGTTGGTGCCGATGTTGGAGTTGGTGCCGTTGGATTCGGATTTGGGCGGCTGACCAGGTCAAGAACACAAACGGCCCTATCTGGAGTGCGGCACTGTCGGGAATAATAGTCGAAGATTTGTCCCACTGGACAGTAGACCGTGTGGAGCGTTTCGTCGTCACAGAGGTGGAACACGATACACGAGACAGGACTAGCGAAGATCACTGTACCACGGTTGCCAAGGCAATTAAGCTGCTCGTTCACGGTGGGAGCACCGTAGGAGAGGTGTAACACGGCAATTGATAGAAGTACTAAAATAGAATGCGTgttaaaattgctttaaaaatattttatggttAGAAAGTACCTGCTAGTGGCCACATTTTGATCAGAAGAGAATTTTGTGTGAAATGTGCTAAACCTGAAGGTCAACTGATGGCCATGGCACGAGGCTTCGTACCGTTTTATACTTCTTGAAGGTAATTTTAGGACATTATCTACTAGTACAAGGTTGCGAACAAGACTCGGTACCTGAAGATAACGAAGCACTGATTGCGAAACTGCCGGAAAGTGGCCATGAACAAAAATTAGTGCAGACGCTGATGTGCGAAAAAGGTTCTAGACTCTAGAATCTAGAGTGTCAAAAGTAACAATTTAAAAGGGTTTAAATTGATTTGTTATTGATGTGAGtaacaatgaaattttgattcaaaGAATCGTGACTCTCTTACTAAAAAATAAGTTGATAATGAATTTGCAAACTCTTTCAAAACGTTACTCTTAAAATGATTCACACAGCTGACTAAGAAATGGTGCGgtggtttttttaaaataagcttACCTTTTTACTGATAGGCAATTCAgggtatttattttatttttatgtactcaaatgaacaaaaatataaaaactgcaGGTTTTTATTCAGATAGAGGAAGTTTACATctatttatgtgaaattttaattcattcttttcaaaaaagtttgtttacaactTTTAtgaatagagcaattctctgagatttcggtcattcgattttttttgtattttttaatccggctgaaacttttttggtgccttcggtatgctcaaagaagccattttgcatcataagtttgtccatataattttccatacaaatttggcagctgtccatacaaaaatgatatataaaaattcgaaaatctatatcatttgaaggagttttttttaacgatttggtgtcttgggcaaagttgtaggtattgataaggactacactgaaaaaaaaaatacacaaggtgaataaattttttatgatttttaatttcactttttgtcagtaaaacttgatttgcaaaaaaaacactattttaaattattttttcattttccaatATGTTTGAGGGGAcaataaataccaacttttcagaaatttctagattgtggaaaaaatatttggctgagttatgaatttttgaatcaatactgattttttttcaaaaaatcgaaatattggtcgcaaaaacttttcaacttcatttttcgatgtgaaatcgaatttgcaatcaaaaagtattttagtgaaattttgataaagcgcaccgttttcaaattatagccatttttagataacttttttgaaaatagtcgcagtaaatcattttttaaaattagtgcacatgtttgccaacttttgaaaaaaaatatttttgatttttttctaatgtcgatatcttagtaactaatggtctgattcaatgttgaaatatgattggtaaaatatgaaacattcgtgaaattttccgatctttccggaaacaacattttcgatttttataaatcaaggctaacatttcagaagggccaaacattcaataatacaaaaacagtgtttttttttgcaaatcaagttttgaggatgagcatgagcattgatttgcaaatcaagttttagtaacaaaaagtgaaatttaaaatcgccaatttttttaccgtgtatcatttttttcagtgtagtccttattaatacaactttgcccaagacaccaaatcgatcaaaaaattccttcaaaagctacagatttttgaattttcatgcaccatttttgtatggacagctgccaaatttgtatggaaaattatatggacaaactaatgatgcaaaatggcttctttgggcataccgaaggcaccaaaaaagtttcagccggataaaaaaatacaaaaattaaaattatagaaaaaagaccgattccgtagagaatggCTCGATAGATCGAATTGAAATTCCACATGTAAACTTCCTCTATCTGAATAAAGACTTGCAGCTTTCAAATTTTTGCTCATTTGTATTCTCCATCTCTGTATATTTATTTTCTCTCAAtcatgcattttcaaaaaagaaaaatgaaaatgtaggaCTTTTCAGAATATTATGAGATTAGTGGTTCAACATGTTTCATGTTAATTTGcatccaaagttaaagaacgaggggatagtcctcacaaAAAGATACGAGAGGAAAGTGATATTTTGCGAGAatatacccgggcagacggtaataacaaaatccatGCTTTTTCAATAACATATACtgctaaaataacagaaagtgttatggaattttcatgaaaaatccatttttgcataaaagtttaataatagtttatgttatcataacaaaatttgttatcggtctgatattgattgaaagccaaaacaacttttaaaaaacatgttttgttatggaagaataccgccaactgttattgggatgatcggattagtcgttaaaatagcaaaaaataataacaaaaatttgttcgaagaataactaaaaatgttattagtctgttattacaataacaattcaataacaaaaaattgataacgacgaataacaaaatttgttataaataacaaaaaatgtttttcccaagttatttccgtctgctcgggtagtccCCTCGAGTGTTCGTTCGTCaaattggaacagttcatcctattgagtggcttatatggacaaatgagcGCCACtttgtcaccgaaccatggtggcccatacagcaaaggcacggttcaatatgggtaattctccgccaactcacacagcagttgccccgacccctcttcgatttgcgtgaaactttgtcctaagaggtaacttttgtccctgatcacgaatccgaggtccgttttttgatatctcgtgacggaggggcggtacgaccccttccatttttgaagatgcgaaaaagaggtgtttttcaataatttgcagcctgaaacggtgatgagatagaaatttgatgtcgaagggacttttatgtaaaactagacgcccgatttgatggcgtactcagaattccgaaaaaaaacgtatttttcatcgaaaaaaacactaaaaaagttttaaaaattctcccattttccgttactcgactgtacaaaattttggaacatgtcattttatgggaaatttaatgcacttttcgaatctacattgacccagaagggtcattttttcatttagaacaaaatttttcatattaaaatttcgtgttttttctaactttgcagggttattttttagagtgtaacaatgttctacaaagttgtagaacagacaattacacaaattttgatatatagacataaggggtttgcttataaacgtcacgagttatcgcgattttatgaaaaaaagttttgaaaaagttggtcgtcatcgatcatggccgttcatggtcacccgcgacagacacggacgacgaaacaaagagaaacgcaaaaagtaactttttcaaaactttttttcgtaaaatcgcgataactcgtgatgtttataagcaaaccccttatgtctatatatcaaaatttttgtaattgtctgctctacaactttgtagaacattgttacactctaaaaaataaccctgcaaagttagaaaaaacacgaaattttaaaatgaaaaattttgttctaaatgaaaaaatgacccttctgggtcaatgtagattcgaaaagtacattaaatttcccttaaaatgacatgttccaaaaaaaattacagtcaagtaacggaaaatgggagaatttttaaaacttttttagtgtttttttcgatgaaaaatacgttttttcggaattctgagtacgccatcaaatcgggcgtctaattttacataaaagtccctttgacaccaaatttctatctcatcaccgtttcaggctgcaaattattgaaaaacacctcttttttcgcatgttcaaaaatggaaggggtcgtaccgcccctccgtcacgagatatcaaaaaacggacctcggattcgtgatcagggacaaaagttacctcttaggacaaagtttcacgcaaatcgaagaggggtcggggcaacttttcccgatttcgtgtgagttggtagagaattacccatatgccaaaggtcttgggttcgagtctcggtaccggtacttttttttatagatgaacttttttgaagatgaatccatgagtaaagtactctcggtgatttcgggatttatttctctccgtccgcacacagtaccatttaactaccgaatcgtgctctttatcctctcgtatgccgaatGCCGATACCCAGTCCTGGGTGTGCCATGATTTTGCAACATTAAGATGTCTTTAAGAATGTATACAGACCAACAATATAAGTAGATTGTAGATTCTTCACAGCAAATGGTTCAtattgttttggaaaaatcatatTCTTTTAAGAAGTTTTCATGCtttccaaaaacaatattttaatcatTTGACCACTTACTAAATTTTCTATCTTCTCCATAACATgatttgccatttttcgaaaaaaagtgacCATCCATGAATtacgtgaacacttttttttttaatctcagcTTGGAAATCTGAAAAAGGGTACAAAGTTTTGCAAAtggctttaaa harbors:
- the LOC128092685 gene encoding probable chitinase 10, translating into MHRSNFNTHSILVLLSIAVLHLSYGAPTVNEQLNCLGNRGTVIFASPVSCIVFHLCDDETLHTVYCPVGQIFDYYSRQCRTPDRAVCVLDLVSRPNPNPTAPTPTSAPTLAPTLPPTPAPTPVPNPAPTPAPTVSTRPPQQDEPTFPGEPQCPPWDVTLYPHPTDCRRFYKCFLGHLSTLNCPLLLRWNTETGSCDFPWNVSCN